A genome region from Oryzias melastigma strain HK-1 linkage group LG12, ASM292280v2, whole genome shotgun sequence includes the following:
- the LOC112163375 gene encoding interleukin-31 receptor subunit alpha has translation MSSRAAQLDSKRGGSLSLLILGLMLIIMFCPPTQASTDSCKKSRKVFVSPQPCRQHHPDGVRDLDCFGRHYELTYNCTWRPGRNATHNTYMLVVAQGNKRNTICQNMTNFHKTFRLYKDSNVSVEIFENPQSDDCTKSVFHGSPKSLLRCDAPINVTFSRSFGELSVVVTWKQEDAKVINKFQIRYKDLDSPSWNQTLVESLSANTWIVKNLNASRVYAVQTRCVTNEKCSQCPWSSVYIVPAELTTQHVLVSINDTDIPEEPGKRLISGAFQQHDCHRLTVVKVSGELPPQDLDTCQADFRLILSYSAYQINISAFNNASISTPVSLVVPERETMHDEDVGKLNVTVHNSTAFSIRWRPDILKMFICYSVEWKGRGQTALHRSFYEDVNNYKTFSPLPEPLEPYRRYSIVLHTRPDKDTCNMKKVNNSESTYGRAYVYLLEGSPVGAPANISSHNVTLNSAEVRWSPIPEEQVRGFLRGYVLHLVYSDQRGVKTETNITVDPDLNSYKLQGLKVDTVYQVQVSGFTSAGAGVRSATIFFKTDHEGYFHSRSFITVLAVVITVAAFGTPILKRAKSMFWPNIPNPGNSSAVQKIEGSCQLELLGILSTLKAEEWDTESLQILENDPLVPACTLATVLPLLGTFELEGDPPDMTSKWSQKDLDGDAGALSPVLEADSVLEKQRADCLGCTVAFTSDYTTMEMFQQMMPQTPAHEVIPTGMKTKSEDFTVVRTKLDYVRQFSTSSTSDCQQMSTIF, from the exons ATGTCGAGCCGAGCCGCGCAGCTGGATTCAAAGAGAGGAGGTTCTTTGAGTCTTCTCATTTTAG GTTTGATGCTGATCATCATGTTCTGCCCTCCTACCCAGGCGTCTACAG ACAGTTgcaaaaaatcaagaaaagtgTTTGTCAGTCCTCAGCCCTGTAGGCAGCATCACCCAG ACGGCGTCCGGGACTTGGACTGCTTTGGTCGCCACTACGAACTAACGTACAACTGTACGTGGAGGCCGGGGCGCAACGCAACTCACAACACGTACATGCTAGTTGTTGCACAAGG aaacaaaaggaacacgatttgtcaaaatatgactaattttcataaaacattcCGCCTATACAAAGATTCAAACGTGAGCGTGGAGATTTTTGAGAACCCACAATCCGACGACTGCACAAAATCTGTTTTCCACGGTTCTCCAAAGAGCCTGT TGCGTTGTGACGCTCCGATAAATGTGACCTTCAGCCGCAGCTTTGGAGAGCTCAGCGTGGTCGTGACCTGGAAACAGGAGGACGCGAAGGTCATCAACAAGTTCCAAATCAGATATAAAGATCTGGACAGTCCTTCCTGGAATCAG aCGCTTGTGGAGTCGCTCAGTGCAAACACGTGGATCGTGAAGAACCTAAACGCCTCGCGGGTTTACGCCGTGCAGACACGATGTGTCACCAATGAGAAGTGCTCTCAGTGTCCGTGGAGCAGCGTTTACATCGTCCCTGCGG AGCTCACCACGCAGCACGTCCTCGTCAGCATCAACGACACGGACATCCCTGAGGAACCGGGAAAGAGGCTGATCTCAGGAGCCTTCCAG CAACACGACTGCCACCGCCTGACCGTCGTGAAGGTGTCGGGAGAGCTCCCACCCCAGGACTTGGACACCTGTCAGGCGGATTTCCGCTTGATCCTCTCGTATTCGGCCTATCAGATCAATATTAGTGCGTTTAACAACGCGAGCATCTCCACACCCGTGAGCCTCGTTGTTCCAGAGCGAGAGACCATGCACG ATGAAGATGTTGGGAAGCTGAACGTGACGGTCCACAACAGCACGGCGTTCTCCATCCGCTGGAGGCCCGACATCCTCAAAATGTTCATCTGCTATTCAGTTGAGTGGAAGGGGAGGGGCCAAACGGCGCTCCACAGGTCCTTTTATGAGGATGTCAACAACTATAAGACCTTCTCTCCTTTACCAG AGCCTTTGGAGCCATACAGAAGATACAGCATCGTCCTGCACACCAGACCCGATAAGGACACCTGCAACATGAAGAAGGTCAACAACAGCGAGAGCACCTATGGGAGGGCGTACGTTTACCTCCTGGAAGGCT CTCCGGTCGGGGCACCTGCGAACATCAGCAGCCACAATGTGACGCTGAATTCGGCGGAGGTGCGGTGGTCGCCCATCCCGGAGGAGCAGGTCAGAGGATTTCTGCGTGGTTACGTCCTCCACCTCGTCTACAGCGACCAGAGAGGAGTCAAAACAGAGACCA ACATAACAGTGGATCCAGACTTGAACAGCTACAAACTCCAGGGGCTCAAAGTCGACACCGTTTACCAGGTCCAAGTGTCCGGTTTCACCTCCGCCGGCGCAGGAGTCAGAAGTGCAACAATCTTTTTTAAGACAGATCATGAAG GATATTTCCATTCCAGAAGTTTCATCACAGTTCTTGCAGTTGTCATCACTGTTGCGGCCTTTGGAACTCCAATACTAAAAAG AGCTAAATCTATGTTTTGGCCAAACATACCAAACCCTGGAAACAGCAGCGCTGTGCAGAAAATAGAAGGTTCCTGTCAGCTG GAACTTCTAGGGATTCTTTCCACTCTGAAGGCTGAAGAATGGGACACGGAGAGTCTCCAGATTCTTGAAAACGACCCCCTGGTCCCCGCTTGCACGTTAGCCACGGTGCTGCCGCTCCTCGGTACCTTTGAGCTGGAGGGAGACCCACCAGACATGACTTCCAAGTGGAGCCAGAAGGACTTAGACGGTGATGCTGGAGCTCTCTCACCTGTTCTAGAGGCGGATTCGGTTCTGGAGAAGCAGCGGGCCGACTGCCTGGGATGTACTGTAGCTTTTACAAGTGACTACACCACCATGGAAATGTTCCAGCAGATGATGCCGCAGACTCCGGCACACGAAGTCATACCTACAGGGATGAAAACCAAGTCAGAAGATTTCACGGTGGTCAGAACAAAATTAGACTATGTGCGGCAGTTTAGCACCAGTTCGACGTCAGACTGTCAACAGATGTCCACGATTTTTTGA